Genomic window (Sphingomonas japonica):
GCTCGACATGATCGCCGACGGCACGATCGACACCACGTTCCTGATCTCGCACCGACTTCCGCTCGAGCAGGCGGCCGAGGGCTACAGGAATTTCAAGACCAAGCAGGACGAATTCACCAAGGTCGTCCTCAAACCCGGCATGGAGAAGTAACATGGCAAACAAGCTCGCCGTCATCACCGGCGCATCGACCGGCATCGGCCTCGAACTGGCCAAGATCGCCTCGCGCGAAGGGTATGATCTGGTCGTCGTCGCCGACGAGCCCCAGATCGATGCCGCCGCCGGGGGCTTGCAAAGCGGCAGCGGTAGTGTCGAGGCCGTGGAAGCCGACCTCGCCACCTTCGAAGGCAACGACCGGCTGCTCGCCGCGGTCGGCGGCCGTCCGATCGATGTGCTGATCGCCAATGCCGGACGCGGATTGGGCCATGCCTTTATCGATCAGTCGGCCGCCGAATGGCGCCGCGTCATCGATACCAACGTCACCGGCACCACCTATCTGCTGCAAAAGGTCGCGCAGAGCATGGCGACGCGCGGCGAGGGCCGTATCCTGATCGTCGGATCGATCGCGGGGCTTATCCCCGGCAGCTTTCAGGCGGTGTATAACGGCACCAAAGCCTATCTCGACAGCTTCGCCTATGCGCTGCGCGACGAGCTGAAGGACAGCGGCGTCTCGATCACGGTGCTGATGCCTGGACCGACCGAAACCGACTTCTTCCGCCGGGCGGGCATGCTCGACACTCCGGTCGGCAAGGACGACAGCAAGGAGGATCCCGCCAAGACCGCCGCAAACGGGTGGAAGGCGATGATCGACGGGTCCGCGCACGTCGTGTCCGGGTTCAAGAACAAGGTCCAGGCGGCGATGTCGCATCTGACACCCGACAGCGTCCTCGCCGGACAGCACCGCAAGATGGCCGAACCGGAATAACAGGGCCTTTTCGCCATTCCGTGACAGCGGGGGTACGGCGTCTTGCAGCGTGCGAAGACGTCCGGCCCCTGCCGCGCGGGGG
Coding sequences:
- a CDS encoding SDR family NAD(P)-dependent oxidoreductase, with protein sequence MANKLAVITGASTGIGLELAKIASREGYDLVVVADEPQIDAAAGGLQSGSGSVEAVEADLATFEGNDRLLAAVGGRPIDVLIANAGRGLGHAFIDQSAAEWRRVIDTNVTGTTYLLQKVAQSMATRGEGRILIVGSIAGLIPGSFQAVYNGTKAYLDSFAYALRDELKDSGVSITVLMPGPTETDFFRRAGMLDTPVGKDDSKEDPAKTAANGWKAMIDGSAHVVSGFKNKVQAAMSHLTPDSVLAGQHRKMAEPE